A window of the Miscanthus floridulus cultivar M001 chromosome 14, ASM1932011v1, whole genome shotgun sequence genome harbors these coding sequences:
- the LOC136506174 gene encoding protein LURP-one-related 8-like encodes MPKTKVHPKAAADPVPVSTSGACTGSTAAIDEAEQPTVLTVWRKSLLFNCDGFTVYDASGDLAFRVDSYDASGRRRAEVVLMDATGTPLLTVRRKRRLGMMAERWVIYDGDAASDAEAERSNSKPLLSVRRHRRASSKEKALAYVTPLVPASSSSGRRTTAEAEASYVVEGSYGLRACAVRDTHGDAVVAEVRRKEAVVGDDVFRLVAEPRLGATLAMGLVIALDEMFAGGRSARSSSVLRSRTWSV; translated from the coding sequence ATGCCCAAGACGAAGGTGCACCCCAAAGCCGCCGCCGACCCAGTCCCGGTCAGCACCAGCGGCGCGTGCACAGGAAGCACGGCGGCGATCGACGAGGCGGAGCAGCCCACGGTGCTGACGGTGTGGCGCAAGTCGCTGCTCTTCAACTGCGACGGCTTCACCGTCTACGACGCCAGCGGCGACCTCGCCTTTCGCGTCGACTCCTACGACGCCTCCGGCCGCCGGCGCGCCGAGGTCGTGCTCATGGACGCCACGGGAACCCCGCTCCTGACCGTCCGCCGCAAGAGGAGGCTCGGCATGATGGCGGAGCGCTGGGTGATCTACGACGGCGACGCCGCCTCGGATGCCGAGGCGGAGCGCAGCAACAGCAAGCCGCTCCTCTCCGTGCGCCGCCACAGAAGGGCGTCGTCGAAGGAGAAGGCGCTGGCCTACGTGACGCCCCTTGTGCCAGCCTCCTCCTCGTCAGGCCGCCGCaccaccgccgaggccgaggcaTCGTACGTGGTGGAGGGCTCGTACGGGCTGCGCGCCTGCGCCGTGCGGGACACGCACGGGGACGCCGTGGTGGCTGAGGTCCGCCGGAAGGAGGCCGTGGTGGGGGACGACGTGTTCCGCCTGGTGGCGGAGCCACGCCTCGGCGCGACGCTTGCCATGGGCCTCGTCATCGCCCTCGATGAGATGTTCGCCGGTGGCCGGTCCGCGCGGTCGTCGTCCGTGCTGCGCAGCAGGACATGGTCGGTGTAG